Proteins from a single region of Haemorhous mexicanus isolate bHaeMex1 chromosome 4, bHaeMex1.pri, whole genome shotgun sequence:
- the ZNF330 gene encoding zinc finger protein 330, whose protein sequence is MPKKKTGARKKAENRREREKQIRASRANIDLAKHPCNASMECDKCQRRQKNRAFCYFCNSVQKLPICAQCGKTKCMMKSSDCVIKHAGVYSTGLAMVGAICDFCEAWVCHGRKCLSTHACMCPLADAECVECERSIWDHGGRIFACSFCHDFLCEDDQFEHQASCQVLEAETFKCVSCNRLGQHSCLRCKACFCDDHVRSKVFKQEKGKKPPCPKCGHETQQTKDLSMSTRSLKFGRQTGVEDADGASSYDAYWKNLSSSKTGEAGDCEDEYDEYEAEDDDEDDNDERGKDSDSEATDVFSNLNLGRTYASGYAHYEESED, encoded by the exons ATGCCTAAAAAAAAGACTGGTGCTCGTAAGAAAGCTGAGAACCGTCGGGAACGTGAGAAGCAGATCAGGGCTTCACGAGCCAACATAGACTTGGCCAAACATCCTTGTAATGCTTCAATG gAATGTGATAAGTGCCAAAG ACGACAGAAGAACAGAGCTTTTTGTTACTTCTGTAATTCTGTTCAGAAGTTGCCCATTTGTGCACAATGTG gaaaaaccAAATGCATGATGAAGTCTTCTGACTGTGTTATAAAACATGCTGGTGTTTACAGTACTGGACTAGCTATGGTG GGTGCaatctgtgatttctgtgaagCCTGGGTATGTCACGGGAGGAAGTGTCTCAGCACCCACGCATGTATGTGCCCTCTGGCAGACGCAGAATGCGTTGAGTGTGAAAGAAGCATCTGGGACCATG GAGGCAGAATATTCGCCTGCTCTTTTTGCCATGATTTCCTCTGTGAAGATGATCAGTTTGAACATCAAGCCAGCTGCCAAGTTCTGGAAGCAGAGACATTTAAAT GTGTCTCCTGTAACAGGCTGGGGCAGCATTCCTGCCTGCGTTGCAAG GCTTGTTTTTGTGACGATCATGTGCGAAGTAAGGTTTTCaagcaggaaaaagggaaaaagcctCCTTGCCCTAAATGTGGCCATGAAACTCAGCAGACAAAGGATCTGAGCATGTCAA CACGTTCACTGAAGTTTGGCCGACAGACCGGAGTAGAAGATGCAGATGGAGCTTCTAGTTATGATGCTTACTGGAAAAACCTTTCCTCCAGCAAGACTGGGGAGGCAGGTGACTGTGAAGATGAATATGATGAGTATGAAGCagaagatgatgatgaagatgacAACGATGAGCGAGGGAAGGATTCAGATTCTGAGGCCACAGATGTATTCAGCAATTTGAATTTAGGAAGGACCTATGCTAGTGGGTATGCACATTATGAGGAATCAGAAGATTAA